Proteins encoded by one window of Tunturibacter psychrotolerans:
- a CDS encoding RNA polymerase sigma factor — protein sequence MESDTQQIALGLRQGDVIVLEALVEQYQYRLVRYLIYLLGRRDGVDDLVQETWLRVLERGSSYDGQSRFEPWLFRVARNIALDAMRKRPMFSLDSNDDGGYRPSPASNEPSPFTLAARTEDADLLARSLQTLEPVYREVLVLRFQEDLSLQEISVVVGAPVSTVASRIYRGLATLRPQFEGETA from the coding sequence ATGGAGAGCGATACGCAACAAATCGCGCTTGGATTGCGCCAGGGAGATGTCATTGTCCTTGAGGCGCTGGTCGAGCAGTACCAATATCGGCTTGTTCGCTATCTCATTTACCTCTTGGGCAGACGCGACGGGGTTGACGATCTGGTGCAGGAGACCTGGCTGCGGGTTCTAGAGCGAGGCTCCTCCTACGACGGGCAGTCCCGCTTTGAGCCCTGGCTGTTCAGGGTCGCACGCAATATTGCTCTCGATGCCATGCGTAAGCGGCCGATGTTCAGTCTGGACTCAAATGATGACGGTGGCTATCGACCATCGCCTGCTTCCAATGAGCCTTCGCCATTCACGCTTGCGGCGCGGACAGAAGATGCTGACTTGCTTGCTCGCTCGCTGCAAACTCTGGAGCCGGTCTATCGCGAAGTCCTCGTACTTCGCTTTCAAGAAGATTTGTCTCTACAGGAAATATCTGTAGTGGTGGGAGCGCCGGTCTCTACCGTCGCTTCCAGAATTTATCGAGGGCTGGCAACGCTGCGGCCGCAGTTCGAGGGAGAAACAGCATGA
- a CDS encoding zinc ribbon domain-containing protein has protein sequence MKLLRRFLNIVPKTVQLWASVFVGCAFLVGLVLGYKTADPGAVLRPLSAYGGAALVLGIVLAIWLLCLGFVFADARRRDMRSILWVLVAALFPHLLGFLLYFVMRHPIAATCTHCGMTVSNHQRFCSWCGTAQSLPNSTKAPLTANLSQGASQ, from the coding sequence ATGAAACTCCTCCGTCGATTTTTGAACATTGTTCCGAAGACAGTTCAGCTTTGGGCTTCGGTCTTTGTGGGCTGTGCGTTCCTGGTCGGGTTGGTCTTGGGATACAAGACCGCTGACCCGGGCGCTGTGTTGCGGCCTCTGTCCGCGTATGGCGGCGCCGCCTTAGTGCTCGGCATCGTGCTCGCTATCTGGCTTCTGTGTCTCGGGTTCGTGTTTGCGGACGCTCGGCGGCGCGATATGCGGTCAATCCTCTGGGTTCTGGTCGCAGCCTTGTTCCCTCACTTGCTCGGATTTCTTCTTTACTTTGTCATGCGTCACCCGATCGCCGCGACCTGCACTCACTGCGGCATGACTGTCTCGAACCATCAGCGATTCTGCTCGTGGTGTGGCACTGCGCAATCCCTACCGAACTCAACCAAAGCACCACTCACGGCAAACCTGTCGCAAGGAGCAAGCCAATGA